A part of Amycolatopsis lurida genomic DNA contains:
- a CDS encoding HEAT repeat domain-containing protein, protein MPRNPDTPSLGPGGDNLEAGPGSSGLGSFSNSEIGELVTQAAETMAASGEDAERNYQRSLDRLRERADDVVPALGAQYDALSEEQYLERWGLVQLLTDLRHTAAVSVLENVLRQPIPPERSDDPAHGISTVGEEVIIRTTAVEALGRLASAGDRAAKELLLRQVRHEVFTVRRAAVQAIAETGDTELTVQVREALSGTEDERLLNIRRVDVRGVPQAVGGRHVKDTRTDDVPPPEPPRS, encoded by the coding sequence ATGCCACGCAATCCCGACACCCCGTCCTTGGGCCCGGGTGGCGACAATCTCGAAGCGGGTCCGGGCAGTTCGGGCCTCGGAAGCTTCTCGAACAGCGAAATCGGCGAACTGGTCACCCAGGCCGCCGAAACCATGGCCGCGTCCGGGGAGGACGCCGAACGGAACTACCAGCGGAGCCTCGACCGGCTTCGCGAGCGCGCGGACGACGTGGTCCCCGCGCTCGGAGCGCAGTACGACGCCTTGTCCGAGGAGCAGTACCTGGAACGGTGGGGCCTGGTCCAGCTCCTCACCGATCTGAGGCACACCGCCGCCGTTTCGGTACTGGAAAACGTACTGCGCCAACCCATCCCGCCGGAACGTTCCGACGACCCCGCGCACGGGATCAGCACCGTCGGCGAAGAGGTGATCATCCGCACCACCGCCGTGGAAGCGCTGGGGCGCTTGGCATCCGCCGGTGACCGCGCGGCCAAGGAGCTGCTGTTGCGGCAGGTCCGGCACGAGGTGTTCACGGTGCGGCGTGCGGCGGTCCAGGCGATCGCCGAGACCGGTGACACCGAACTCACCGTCCAAGTACGCGAGGCGCTCAGCGGCACCGAGGACGAGCGCCTGCTGAACATCCGGCGGGTCGACGTCCGAGGTGTCCCCCAGGCCGTCGGCGGACGGCACGTGAAGGACACGCGGACCGACGACGTGCCACCGCCGGAGCCACCGCGCTCCTGA
- a CDS encoding AMIN-like domain-containing (lipo)protein translates to MTITLRRALAATVLMMTGAIAAVTPVSAAAHQIPAMTGLRTGQNPGFDRVVLDLTAGPAPAVRYDLVDELIADGSGEIVWLTGEFFIAVTATPAAAHDDAGNSAYPGPQKFRTRNLRNVMAVAVTGDYEGTLSIGLGVRSRTPVTVFTLTSPNRVVIDVRH, encoded by the coding sequence ATGACCATCACCCTACGACGCGCACTCGCCGCCACCGTCCTGATGATGACCGGGGCCATCGCCGCGGTCACACCGGTTTCCGCAGCGGCGCACCAGATCCCCGCCATGACCGGGCTCCGCACCGGCCAGAACCCCGGCTTCGACCGGGTCGTGCTCGACCTGACCGCCGGCCCGGCTCCCGCCGTCCGGTACGACCTCGTCGACGAGTTGATCGCCGACGGTTCGGGCGAAATCGTCTGGCTGACCGGGGAATTCTTCATCGCGGTCACCGCGACCCCGGCCGCCGCACACGACGACGCCGGGAATTCGGCCTATCCCGGCCCGCAGAAGTTCCGGACCCGGAATCTCCGCAACGTCATGGCGGTCGCGGTCACCGGCGACTACGAAGGCACCTTGTCCATCGGTCTCGGCGTCCGGTCGAGGACACCGGTCACCGTGTTCACCCTGACTTCGCCGAACCGCGTCGTCATCGATGTCCGCCATTAA
- a CDS encoding DUF6734 family protein, with product MPYYGYDPGTAVAIGGRLLAPGIPRHGGYGEISVPGWRPPPVRVLRPGDRAARPIRRAVWSFWSVPHRLRHGRHWPSDFFHALSWVLSFRLASCLFPTTALVTDDRGHDLLVGRLRLPFDDISLALNGLAGQDPSWWALGKLHAYREQREPFLHIDNDVFLWPGFPAEGLDGEVVAQNPEHAPASDAGYYRPAAAAAAIRSTGGLLPMEFSDYTGEAALCTGIVGGTAVPFLRRYADLAIRMVESTENQTAWQRLAPLEDYNLVVEQYLLGALCWGGGTTDVQCVFASQDDSYREDDRRFTHLIASAKSDLRYMHWLTERVRNHFPADFEIVRREFGDR from the coding sequence ATGCCGTACTACGGATACGACCCCGGCACAGCGGTCGCCATCGGCGGCCGGTTGCTCGCGCCCGGAATCCCCCGCCACGGCGGATACGGCGAGATCAGCGTGCCGGGTTGGCGCCCTCCGCCGGTCCGTGTACTCCGTCCAGGTGACAGGGCCGCGCGGCCGATCCGCCGGGCGGTCTGGTCGTTTTGGAGCGTCCCGCACCGGCTCCGGCACGGAAGACATTGGCCGAGCGACTTCTTCCACGCGTTGTCCTGGGTCCTGTCGTTCCGGCTCGCGTCCTGCCTCTTCCCGACGACGGCGTTGGTGACCGACGATCGGGGACACGATCTGCTCGTCGGACGGCTACGGCTGCCCTTCGACGACATTTCCCTGGCACTCAACGGACTCGCCGGGCAGGACCCGTCTTGGTGGGCGCTCGGAAAGTTGCATGCGTACCGCGAGCAGCGCGAGCCCTTCCTGCACATCGACAACGACGTGTTCCTCTGGCCCGGCTTCCCGGCGGAAGGGCTCGACGGAGAGGTCGTCGCACAGAATCCCGAGCACGCACCGGCTTCCGATGCGGGCTACTACCGCCCGGCGGCCGCCGCCGCGGCGATCCGGAGCACGGGCGGCTTGCTGCCGATGGAATTCAGCGACTACACCGGGGAAGCCGCACTCTGCACCGGGATCGTCGGCGGCACGGCGGTTCCCTTCCTCCGCCGCTACGCCGATCTCGCCATCCGCATGGTGGAGTCGACGGAGAATCAGACGGCCTGGCAACGGCTCGCGCCGCTAGAGGATTACAACCTCGTCGTCGAGCAGTATCTTCTTGGCGCACTCTGCTGGGGTGGCGGCACCACGGACGTCCAATGTGTCTTCGCCTCGCAGGACGACAGCTATCGCGAAGACGATCGGAGATTCACCCATCTCATCGCTTCCGCGAAAAGCGATCTCCGCTACATGCACTGGCTAACGGAGCGAGTGAGAAACCATTTCCCCGCCGACTTCGAGATCGTTCGACGCGAATTCGGCGATCGGTAA